From Pseudanabaena sp. PCC 6802, one genomic window encodes:
- a CDS encoding fasciclin domain-containing protein encodes MKVQSYLSKVVSLTSLVGIIAVASLPAVAETSKKVGAETKPVATPAVKKPTVSETAPAIPTKVQPAVTETVPASITNKVKPAVSETGAPAKPTTEKPATAETTPSEKPTSTEKPASPATTESPAAPAQPSESTEKPTEKPTTADSATTVVGMVSSSNSFKTLAAAIKAADLDSTLAGKGPYTLFAPTDGAFAALPKGTVEALMKPENKDKLVKVLTYHVVPSEATTSSLKPGKVTSVEGSAIDVKVSGKEVMINDAKVLKADVRASNGIIHVIDKVILPPDAAK; translated from the coding sequence ATGAAAGTGCAAAGCTACTTGTCAAAAGTTGTTAGTTTGACTAGCCTGGTAGGCATCATTGCTGTTGCTAGCCTTCCTGCTGTTGCAGAAACTTCTAAGAAAGTTGGTGCTGAAACAAAGCCTGTTGCTACGCCTGCTGTAAAGAAACCCACTGTTTCGGAAACTGCTCCAGCAATTCCCACAAAGGTACAGCCTGCGGTTACGGAGACCGTGCCTGCAAGCATCACTAACAAGGTAAAACCTGCTGTCTCAGAAACTGGAGCACCTGCTAAGCCTACGACTGAAAAGCCTGCGACCGCAGAAACCACTCCTTCTGAAAAGCCAACCAGCACTGAAAAACCTGCTTCTCCTGCTACTACAGAAAGTCCAGCGGCACCTGCACAACCTTCTGAGTCAACCGAGAAACCAACAGAGAAGCCCACCACCGCAGATTCTGCTACTACCGTGGTTGGTATGGTAAGCTCTAGTAACTCTTTCAAAACTTTGGCTGCTGCCATTAAAGCCGCCGATCTCGATAGCACCCTAGCTGGTAAAGGGCCATACACTCTATTTGCCCCTACAGATGGAGCTTTTGCTGCTCTTCCCAAAGGTACGGTAGAAGCCTTAATGAAACCTGAAAACAAAGATAAGCTAGTTAAGGTTTTGACGTATCATGTAGTGCCTAGTGAGGCTACTACTTCTAGCCTCAAACCGGGGAAAGTAACTTCTGTGGAAGGAAGTGCTATTGATGTTAAAGTATCTGGGAAAGAAGTGATGATTAATGATGCCAAGGTACTTAAAGCAGACGTTAGAGCCAGCAATGGCATCATCCACGTTATTGACAAGGTAATCTTGCCCCCTGACGCTGCTAAATAA
- a CDS encoding GIY-YIG nuclease family protein: protein MPKRKDEQQFLFSDAEVNYQVKPSPSAQPIWEMDRSRLEKWKVSIAEYQHGVRQGQCTKQGELFDLVAPTYLSSMPSPEIDPFCLRLHNFFFFDRPSDIGSDSCLYFAIDTLAQIILYIGQTCKVDRRWSNQHDCKRYVDNYKQLHFTHGMPEAIAIAFYWEVPQDDRLRRQLELNEILKWRSPFNKENWALWSAPFAQ, encoded by the coding sequence ATGCCGAAACGAAAAGACGAACAGCAATTCCTATTTTCAGATGCAGAAGTTAATTATCAAGTCAAGCCTTCACCGAGCGCACAACCCATTTGGGAGATGGACAGATCGAGACTGGAAAAATGGAAAGTAAGTATTGCTGAATATCAGCATGGCGTTCGTCAGGGACAATGCACCAAGCAAGGGGAATTATTTGACCTGGTTGCTCCAACCTACCTGTCCTCCATGCCATCGCCGGAAATCGATCCGTTCTGTTTGAGGCTACATAACTTCTTTTTCTTCGATCGCCCTTCTGACATTGGTAGCGACTCGTGTCTGTATTTTGCGATCGATACATTAGCGCAAATAATCCTCTATATTGGGCAAACCTGCAAAGTGGATCGTCGTTGGTCAAATCAGCACGATTGCAAACGGTATGTGGATAACTACAAACAGTTGCACTTTACGCATGGTATGCCTGAGGCGATCGCGATCGCATTCTATTGGGAAGTGCCCCAGGACGATCGCTTAAGGCGACAGTTAGAGTTGAACGAGATTTTGAAGTGGCGATCGCCATTTAACAAAGAAAACTGGGCACTCTGGAGCGCCCCTTTCGCGCAATGA